From a single Bacillus gobiensis genomic region:
- the murA gene encoding UDP-N-acetylglucosamine 1-carboxyvinyltransferase, translated as MEKIIVRGGNKLNGTVKVEGAKNAVLPVIAASLLASEEKSVICDVPTLSDVYTINEVLRHLGAEVHFENNQVVIDASYELTTEAPFEYVRKMRASVLVMGPLLARTGRSRVALPGGCAIGSRPIDQHLKGFEAMGAEIKVGNGFIEAEVNGRLKGAKVYLDFPSVGATENLIMAASLAKGTTILENVAKEPEIVDLANYINAMGGKIRGAGTGTIKIEGVEKLKGTHHLIIPDRIEAGTFMVAAAITKGNVLVQGAVPEHLTSLIAKMQEMGVTIIEEGEGLRVIGPNQLKSIDIKTMPHPGFPTDMQSQMMALLLCANGTSMITETVFENRFMHAEEFRRMNGNIKIEGRSVIINGPVPLQGAEVAATDLRAGAALILAGLAADGYTRVTELKHLDRGYVNFHNKLAGLGADIERVTEETAVELTSLTDLKA; from the coding sequence TTGGAAAAAATCATCGTCCGCGGCGGTAATAAGTTAAACGGTACAGTGAAAGTTGAAGGAGCTAAAAATGCCGTTTTGCCAGTCATCGCTGCATCCTTATTAGCCAGTGAAGAAAAAAGCGTAATTTGTGATGTGCCTACGCTCTCCGATGTATATACAATTAATGAAGTGTTACGTCATTTAGGAGCAGAAGTACATTTTGAGAACAATCAAGTCGTCATTGATGCATCATATGAGTTAACCACTGAAGCCCCATTTGAATATGTACGTAAAATGCGTGCTTCCGTGCTTGTAATGGGCCCGCTGCTTGCTCGCACAGGCCGTTCCAGAGTAGCTCTGCCAGGGGGATGTGCAATTGGTTCAAGACCGATTGATCAGCATCTTAAAGGCTTCGAAGCAATGGGAGCCGAGATTAAAGTAGGAAACGGATTTATTGAAGCCGAAGTAAACGGCAGACTAAAAGGTGCAAAGGTTTATCTTGATTTTCCTAGTGTAGGGGCTACGGAAAACTTAATCATGGCTGCGTCTTTGGCAAAGGGAACTACCATTCTTGAAAATGTTGCAAAAGAGCCGGAAATAGTGGATCTTGCTAACTATATTAATGCTATGGGCGGAAAAATCCGCGGTGCGGGTACTGGTACAATAAAAATTGAAGGTGTGGAAAAGCTTAAGGGTACTCATCACCTGATTATCCCGGATCGAATTGAAGCAGGAACTTTTATGGTAGCCGCTGCAATTACGAAAGGAAACGTATTAGTTCAAGGAGCAGTTCCAGAACATCTCACCTCGTTAATTGCAAAGATGCAGGAAATGGGTGTTACCATTATCGAAGAAGGAGAGGGACTCAGAGTCATTGGTCCCAACCAATTAAAGTCCATTGATATCAAAACAATGCCGCATCCTGGATTTCCAACTGATATGCAGTCGCAGATGATGGCATTGCTATTATGCGCAAACGGAACGAGCATGATCACAGAAACTGTGTTTGAAAACCGTTTTATGCATGCAGAAGAATTTAGGCGCATGAATGGTAATATCAAAATTGAAGGTCGCTCGGTTATTATCAATGGTCCTGTTCCTCTGCAAGGAGCAGAGGTAGCTGCAACCGATTTGCGTGCTGGAGCCGCACTTATTCTTGCCGGGCTGGCAGCTGATGGATACACAAGAGTAACCGAATTGAAGCACTTAGATCGAGGCTATGTCAATTTCCATAACAAGCTTGCAGGCTTGGGAGCCGATATTGAACGAGTAACTGAAGAAACAGCCGTTGAATTAACGAGCTTAACCGATTTAAAAGCATAA